From the genome of Dickeya aquatica, one region includes:
- the yqaB gene encoding fructose-1-phosphate/6-phosphogluconate phosphatase, with protein sequence MYDRYQGLIFDMDGTILDTEPTHNQAWQQVLSKYGMRYDREAMAALNGAPTWKIAQAIVAHHQSDVDPQRLAAEKAVLADVMLMDTVKPLPLIDVVKAYHGRRPMAVGTGSTRYLAERLLRHLGLRDYFTAVVGADDVLEHKPFPDTFLRCATLLRVNPADCVVFEDADFGLQAASRAGMDVIDVRTL encoded by the coding sequence ATGTACGATCGCTATCAGGGCCTCATTTTTGATATGGATGGCACGATTCTGGATACCGAACCAACCCATAATCAGGCCTGGCAACAAGTGCTGTCAAAATATGGAATGCGTTACGACAGGGAGGCGATGGCCGCATTAAATGGTGCGCCAACCTGGAAAATTGCGCAGGCGATTGTGGCGCATCACCAGTCTGATGTGGATCCCCAGCGTTTGGCGGCAGAAAAGGCGGTACTCGCTGATGTGATGCTGATGGATACGGTAAAACCTCTTCCTTTGATTGATGTCGTTAAAGCTTACCATGGTCGCCGTCCTATGGCTGTGGGGACGGGCAGCACCCGTTATCTTGCAGAACGCTTGCTTCGCCATTTGGGGTTGCGTGACTATTTTACTGCTGTGGTTGGTGCAGACGATGTGCTAGAGCACAAGCCTTTTCCTGACACCTTTTTACGCTGCGCCACGTTACTTCGGGTTAATCCTGCTGATTGTGTTGTCTTTGAAGATGCTGATTTCGGTTTACAGGCGGCCAGCCGCGCAGGCATGGACGTGATTGATGTAAGAACACTGTGA
- a CDS encoding DUF2799 domain-containing protein, with the protein MTKVMVLTALILSLTGCQTAPDITCNNDGNRFWYEAGYNDATSGAIVKDNETLSEWSGRPEIDRHAYLAGYRAGQMELCHTDTLANWGSSGKPFPSGCDSVQDTEKLRKIWQSAIDQTHISAKS; encoded by the coding sequence ATGACAAAGGTGATGGTTTTGACAGCATTGATATTATCACTTACAGGCTGCCAGACAGCCCCTGACATCACATGCAATAACGATGGCAACCGTTTCTGGTACGAAGCCGGTTACAACGATGCCACCAGCGGGGCTATCGTTAAAGATAATGAAACATTATCCGAATGGTCTGGCAGACCGGAAATTGATCGCCATGCTTACCTGGCAGGATATCGCGCCGGACAAATGGAGTTATGTCATACAGACACTTTGGCAAACTGGGGCAGTTCAGGAAAACCGTTCCCTTCGGGATGCGATAGCGTACAGGATACTGAAAAATTAAGGAAAATATGGCAATCTGCTATTGATCAAACGCATATATCAGCCAAAAGCTAA
- the tyrA gene encoding bifunctional chorismate mutase/prephenate dehydrogenase, translating into MVAELTALRDQIDEVDKALLALLSRRLRLVAEVGEVKSRYGLPIYAPDREAAMLSSRREEAQALGVPPDLIEDVLRRVMRESYASENDKGFKTLYPSLRPVVIVGGRGQMGKLFDRMLTLSGYQVRILEPEDWPQAEMLLADAGMVIVSVPIHITEQVIARLPRLPDDCILVDLASVKNGPLQAMLAAHHGPVVGLHPMFGPDIGSLAKQVVVYCDGRQPEAYQWLLEQIQVWGARLHRTSAVEHDQNMAFIQALRHFATFAYGVHLAEENVQLEQLLALSSPIYRLELAMIGRLFAQDPQLYADIIMSSADNLALIKRYYQRFGEAISLLESGDKAAFVSSFKKVEHWFGDYARRFMAESRTLLRQANDIRQ; encoded by the coding sequence ATGGTCGCTGAACTGACCGCATTGCGAGATCAGATTGACGAGGTAGACAAGGCATTGCTGGCTTTGTTGTCGCGCCGGTTACGCCTGGTGGCTGAGGTCGGTGAAGTAAAAAGCCGTTATGGTCTGCCTATTTATGCGCCTGATCGGGAAGCTGCGATGTTGAGTTCACGACGCGAAGAGGCGCAGGCGCTGGGGGTTCCTCCCGATTTGATAGAAGATGTCCTGCGCCGCGTGATGCGGGAGTCGTATGCCAGTGAAAATGACAAGGGGTTTAAAACGTTATATCCGTCTTTACGCCCTGTCGTTATCGTCGGTGGCCGAGGTCAGATGGGGAAACTGTTTGACCGAATGTTAACGTTATCGGGTTACCAGGTACGTATTCTGGAGCCTGAAGACTGGCCTCAGGCAGAAATGCTGCTGGCAGATGCCGGCATGGTGATTGTCAGTGTACCGATTCATATCACAGAACAGGTGATAGCCCGTCTTCCCCGCCTGCCGGATGATTGCATTCTGGTGGACTTGGCTTCGGTAAAGAACGGCCCATTACAGGCCATGCTGGCGGCGCATCATGGGCCTGTTGTAGGCTTGCATCCCATGTTTGGCCCGGATATCGGCAGCCTTGCCAAGCAGGTTGTTGTGTATTGTGATGGTCGGCAGCCGGAGGCTTATCAGTGGCTCCTGGAGCAGATTCAGGTTTGGGGCGCGAGATTACATCGCACCAGTGCCGTTGAGCATGATCAGAACATGGCATTTATTCAGGCGTTGCGTCACTTTGCCACGTTTGCCTATGGCGTTCATTTAGCTGAGGAAAATGTACAGCTGGAGCAATTGCTGGCGCTTTCTTCGCCCATCTACCGGCTTGAGCTGGCGATGATTGGGCGCTTGTTTGCACAAGACCCTCAGCTTTACGCGGATATCATTATGTCATCAGCGGATAATCTGGCATTAATTAAGCGTTATTATCAGCGTTTTGGTGAAGCGATTTCGCTACTGGAGAGTGGTGATAAGGCAGCGTTTGTCAGCAGCTTTAAAAAGGTTGAGCACTGGTTTGGTGATTATGCTCGTCGCTTTATGGCTGAGAGCCGCACGTTGCTACGTCAGGCGAACGATATTCGCCAGTAA
- a CDS encoding 3-deoxy-7-phosphoheptulonate synthase has translation MQKDTLNNIHISDEQVLITPDELKAKFPLNEPEQQAIALSRQTIADIIHGNDRRLLVVCGPCSIHDTDAALEYARRLKSLSAELSDRLYIVMRVYFEKPRTTVGWKGLINDPYMDGSFDVEAGLHIARDLLVKLVNMGLPLATEALDPNSPQYLGDLFSWSAIGARTTESQTHREMASGLSMPVGFKNGTDGSLGTAINAMKAASMPHRFVGINQSGQVCLLQTQGNPDGHVILRGGKKPNYGPEHVAECEKQMRDAGLNPALMIDCSHGNSNKDYRRQPLVVESALEQIKAGNRSIIGLMLESHIHEGNQSSEQPRSEMRYGVSVTDACISWESTETLLRSVHQELSALSTNQ, from the coding sequence ATGCAAAAAGACACGCTCAATAACATTCACATCAGTGACGAACAGGTACTGATTACCCCGGATGAATTGAAAGCCAAGTTTCCACTCAATGAGCCGGAACAACAGGCGATTGCGTTATCGCGTCAAACCATTGCCGATATCATCCATGGTAATGACCGGCGCTTGCTGGTGGTGTGCGGGCCGTGCTCCATCCATGATACCGATGCTGCACTGGAGTATGCGCGTCGCCTGAAATCCTTGTCTGCCGAGTTGAGCGACCGGCTATATATTGTTATGCGTGTCTATTTTGAGAAACCTCGTACCACTGTCGGCTGGAAAGGCCTGATTAATGATCCTTATATGGATGGTTCCTTTGATGTGGAAGCGGGGCTACATATTGCCCGCGACTTGCTGGTCAAGCTGGTCAATATGGGATTACCGCTGGCGACTGAAGCGTTAGATCCTAATAGCCCGCAGTATCTGGGTGACTTGTTCAGTTGGTCGGCAATTGGTGCCAGAACCACGGAGTCGCAAACGCACCGCGAAATGGCATCTGGTTTATCAATGCCGGTCGGTTTCAAAAATGGTACGGATGGCAGCCTGGGAACGGCGATTAATGCAATGAAAGCGGCATCAATGCCACACCGTTTTGTTGGCATTAATCAGAGTGGTCAGGTTTGCCTGTTACAAACCCAGGGCAACCCGGACGGGCACGTCATTTTACGTGGCGGTAAAAAACCGAACTACGGCCCTGAGCATGTCGCGGAATGTGAAAAACAGATGCGTGATGCGGGACTGAATCCGGCCCTAATGATAGATTGTAGCCACGGTAATTCGAACAAAGATTATCGTCGGCAGCCGCTGGTTGTTGAGTCTGCGCTTGAGCAAATTAAGGCAGGCAACCGTTCCATCATAGGCTTGATGCTGGAAAGTCACATCCACGAGGGCAATCAATCTTCAGAGCAGCCACGCTCTGAGATGCGCTACGGGGTATCGGTGACCGACGCCTGCATCAGTTGGGAAAGTACAGAGACATTGCTGCGCTCAGTTCATCAGGAACTCAGTGCACTAAGCACCAATCAGTAA
- the ffh gene encoding signal recognition particle protein, whose translation MFENLTDRLSRTLRNISGRGRLTEDNIKETLREVRMALLEADVALPVVRDFISRVKEQAVGHEVNKSLTPGQEFVKIVQNELVVAMGEVNQSLNLAAQPPAVVLMAGLQGAGKTTSVAKLGKFLREKQKKKVLVVSADVYRPAAIKQLETLAQTVDVDFFPSDAHEKPIDIVNRALQHARLKFYDVLLVDTAGRLHVDDAMMDEIKQVHASINPVETLFVVDAMTGQDAANTAKAFNEALPLTGVILTKIDGDARGGAALSIRHITGKPIKFLGVGEKTDALEPFYPDRIASRILGMGDVLSLIEELESKVDRSQAEKLAKKLKKGDGFDLTDFLDQLKQMRNMGGMASMMSKLPGVGQLPDNVKSQMDDKVLVRMEAIIHSMTLQERARPEIIKGSRKRRIAMGSGMQVQDVNRLLKQFDDMQRMMKKMKNGGLAKMMRSMKGMMPPGFPGR comes from the coding sequence ATGTTTGAAAATTTAACCGATCGACTATCGCGCACTCTGCGCAATATCAGCGGCCGTGGGCGGCTGACGGAAGACAATATTAAAGAGACGCTGCGTGAAGTTCGCATGGCGCTGCTGGAAGCCGATGTGGCGTTGCCGGTGGTGCGTGATTTCATCAGCCGCGTGAAAGAGCAGGCGGTGGGGCATGAAGTCAATAAAAGCCTGACGCCGGGGCAAGAGTTCGTCAAGATTGTGCAAAATGAGCTGGTAGTCGCCATGGGCGAAGTCAACCAGTCGTTGAATTTGGCCGCGCAACCGCCTGCGGTCGTCTTGATGGCGGGCTTGCAAGGTGCCGGTAAGACCACCAGTGTCGCTAAGCTTGGGAAATTCCTGCGTGAGAAGCAGAAGAAAAAGGTGTTGGTGGTTTCTGCCGACGTGTATCGTCCAGCGGCAATCAAGCAGTTAGAGACGCTGGCACAAACCGTTGACGTTGATTTTTTTCCTTCTGATGCGCATGAAAAGCCCATCGATATCGTTAATCGTGCCTTGCAACATGCCAGACTCAAATTCTATGACGTGTTGTTAGTCGATACCGCAGGGCGTCTGCATGTTGATGACGCAATGATGGATGAAATCAAGCAGGTGCACGCTTCCATCAACCCGGTAGAAACGCTGTTTGTGGTTGATGCCATGACAGGGCAGGATGCAGCGAATACGGCCAAAGCTTTCAATGAAGCCCTACCGCTGACCGGGGTTATCCTGACCAAAATTGATGGTGATGCCCGCGGTGGTGCAGCGCTGTCTATTCGCCACATTACCGGTAAACCTATTAAGTTCCTGGGTGTCGGTGAAAAAACCGATGCGCTGGAGCCCTTTTATCCTGACCGTATTGCCTCACGTATTCTTGGCATGGGCGATGTGCTGTCGCTTATCGAAGAGCTGGAGAGTAAGGTTGATCGCTCTCAGGCTGAAAAGCTGGCGAAAAAACTGAAAAAAGGCGATGGGTTTGATTTAACCGATTTTCTCGATCAGCTCAAGCAAATGCGCAATATGGGCGGCATGGCCAGCATGATGAGTAAGCTACCCGGCGTGGGACAGCTTCCCGATAATGTGAAGTCACAAATGGATGACAAAGTGCTGGTACGAATGGAGGCTATTATTCATTCAATGACCCTGCAAGAGCGTGCCAGACCGGAGATTATCAAGGGTTCTCGTAAGCGTCGTATTGCGATGGGGTCAGGCATGCAGGTGCAGGACGTTAACCGTCTGCTGAAGCAGTTTGATGATATGCAGCGCATGATGAAGAAGATGAAGAATGGCGGTCTGGCTAAAATGATGCGCAGTATGAAAGGGATGATGCCACCGGGCTTTCCGGGGCGTTGA
- the gshA gene encoding glutamate--cysteine ligase yields the protein MIPDVSHALSWLEMHPQAIKGIQRGIERETLRVMANGHLSKSGHPESLGAALTHPWITTDFAETLLEFITPVHKDIDQLLAFLRDIHRHVARHLGDERMWPLSMPCFIEAEEAIELAQYGSSNIGRFKTLYREGLKNRYGALMQTISGVHYNFSLPLAFWQARTGITDAMEGKKAISAGYFQLIRNYYRFGWVIPYLFGASPAICSSFLQGKETHLPFERSQKGMLYLPYATSLRLSDLGYTNKSQSNLGITFNNLETYVAALKRAIQTPSQEYARIGLKRGEHYLQLNTNVLQIENELYAPIRPKRVTHPGESPSDALLRGGIEYIEVRSLDINPFSPTGVSAEQVHFLDLFLIWCALADAPEMTEEELLCTRKNWNRVILEGRKPGQTVGIGCDTTRQTIAEVGRELFADLRRVAELLDSEQEKPTYQQVCDQLVEAFDNPELTFSARVLSMMLESGSGGVGLRLAAQYREQLLQEPLEILSDTQFVSECERSWQHQRQLEAEDSLSFDAYLARQFAVDRSSSGE from the coding sequence TTGATCCCTGACGTATCACATGCGCTATCCTGGCTGGAAATGCATCCCCAAGCGATAAAAGGGATCCAGCGAGGTATTGAGCGTGAAACACTGCGTGTAATGGCAAACGGCCATCTGTCAAAATCGGGACATCCAGAGTCATTGGGCGCAGCCTTGACCCACCCCTGGATTACGACAGATTTTGCCGAAACATTGCTGGAGTTTATTACTCCGGTTCACAAGGACATTGACCAGTTACTGGCTTTTTTGCGCGATATTCATCGCCATGTAGCGCGTCATCTTGGTGATGAGCGGATGTGGCCGCTGAGTATGCCTTGTTTTATTGAGGCTGAAGAAGCGATTGAGTTGGCGCAGTATGGTTCTTCCAATATCGGGCGTTTTAAAACGCTATATCGCGAAGGGTTAAAGAACCGCTATGGCGCATTGATGCAGACGATTTCCGGCGTGCATTATAATTTCTCTTTGCCGCTGGCATTCTGGCAGGCGCGCACGGGAATTACCGATGCCATGGAGGGGAAAAAGGCTATTTCTGCCGGATATTTTCAACTGATCCGGAACTATTATCGTTTTGGCTGGGTGATCCCGTACTTGTTTGGTGCCTCTCCGGCCATCTGTTCTTCTTTCTTGCAAGGCAAAGAGACGCACTTGCCATTTGAGCGCTCGCAAAAAGGCATGCTCTATTTGCCTTATGCCACATCACTGCGGTTAAGCGATCTGGGTTATACCAATAAATCTCAAAGTAATCTCGGTATCACCTTTAACAACCTTGAAACTTACGTGGCAGCGCTTAAGCGTGCGATTCAGACGCCATCGCAAGAGTATGCCCGCATCGGTTTAAAGCGCGGTGAGCATTATCTGCAACTGAATACGAATGTGTTGCAGATAGAAAATGAACTCTATGCGCCGATTCGCCCGAAACGGGTGACCCATCCTGGTGAATCACCTTCAGATGCATTGTTGCGTGGGGGTATTGAGTACATTGAAGTCCGCTCGCTGGACATCAACCCGTTCTCTCCAACCGGGGTGAGTGCCGAGCAGGTGCATTTCCTTGACCTGTTCCTTATCTGGTGTGCGCTGGCTGATGCGCCCGAAATGACCGAGGAAGAACTGCTCTGTACGCGTAAAAACTGGAACCGGGTGATTCTGGAAGGACGTAAGCCCGGACAAACCGTTGGTATAGGGTGCGATACCACACGTCAGACTATTGCAGAGGTCGGGCGTGAATTATTTGCCGACTTGCGCCGGGTGGCAGAATTACTGGATAGCGAACAAGAGAAACCCACCTATCAACAGGTTTGTGACCAACTGGTTGAGGCATTTGATAACCCAGAGCTGACGTTCTCTGCCCGTGTGCTGTCTATGATGCTGGAAAGCGGCAGTGGCGGCGTTGGGTTGCGTTTGGCTGCACAATACCGTGAGCAACTGCTGCAAGAGCCGTTAGAGATATTATCTGATACCCAGTTTGTCTCTGAATGTGAGCGCTCCTGGCAGCACCAGCGCCAGCTTGAAGCAGAGGATTCGCTGAGTTTTGATGCTTATCTTGCCAGACAGTTCGCTGTCGACCGCTCATCTTCTGGCGAATAA
- the rimM gene encoding ribosome maturation factor RimM (Essential for efficient processing of 16S rRNA): MSKQLSPKIPVNPVVLGKMGSTYGIRGWLRVFSSTEDAESIFDYQPWFIQNKGQWQSIEIESWRHHNQDLVIKIKNVDDREAANLFTNCEIVVDSAELPELEEGDYYWKDLIGCTVTTVGGYELGKVIDMMETGSNDVLVVRANLKDAYGVKERLIPFLTEQVIKHVDLSTHRIDVDWDPGF, from the coding sequence ATGAGCAAGCAACTCAGCCCGAAAATCCCGGTAAACCCGGTTGTATTGGGGAAAATGGGGTCCACGTACGGCATCAGAGGGTGGCTCAGAGTATTTTCCTCCACCGAAGACGCCGAAAGTATTTTTGATTATCAACCTTGGTTTATCCAGAACAAGGGCCAGTGGCAATCGATCGAGATCGAGAGCTGGCGGCATCATAATCAGGACCTGGTCATCAAGATAAAAAATGTTGACGATCGGGAAGCGGCGAATTTATTCACCAATTGTGAAATTGTGGTGGATTCTGCCGAATTGCCTGAGCTGGAAGAGGGCGATTACTACTGGAAGGATCTTATCGGCTGCACAGTCACCACTGTCGGTGGCTATGAACTGGGTAAAGTCATCGACATGATGGAAACCGGTTCAAATGATGTGCTGGTCGTGAGAGCCAACCTGAAAGATGCTTACGGGGTGAAGGAACGGTTAATTCCGTTTCTGACCGAACAGGTTATCAAGCATGTTGACCTGTCTACTCATCGTATTGACGTAGACTGGGATCCTGGTTTTTGA
- the rplS gene encoding 50S ribosomal protein L19, whose amino-acid sequence MSNIIKQLEQEQMKQDVPAFRPGDTVEVKVWVVEGSKKRLQAFEGVVIAIRNRGLHSAFTVRKISNGEGVERVFQTHSPVVDSITVKRRGAVRKAKLYYLRERTGKAARIKERLN is encoded by the coding sequence ATGAGCAACATTATTAAGCAGCTTGAACAAGAGCAGATGAAGCAAGACGTACCTGCATTCCGTCCGGGTGACACCGTGGAAGTGAAGGTATGGGTCGTTGAAGGTTCCAAAAAACGTCTGCAGGCATTCGAGGGCGTGGTTATCGCAATTCGTAACCGCGGTCTGCACTCTGCATTCACTGTTCGCAAAATTTCTAACGGCGAAGGTGTTGAGCGCGTATTCCAGACGCACTCTCCGGTAGTGGACAGCATTACCGTTAAGCGCCGTGGTGCTGTACGTAAAGCCAAACTGTACTACCTGCGTGAGCGTACTGGTAAGGCTGCTCGTATTAAAGAGCGTCTTAACTAA
- the rpsP gene encoding 30S ribosomal protein S16, translating to MVTIRLARGGAKKRPFYQVVVTDSRNARDGRFIERVGFFNPIATGKAEELRLDLDRIEHWVGQGATVSDRVSALIKDAKKAA from the coding sequence ATGGTAACAATTCGTTTGGCACGTGGCGGCGCTAAAAAACGCCCGTTCTATCAAGTCGTTGTGACCGATAGCCGCAATGCGCGCGACGGTCGTTTCATTGAGCGCGTAGGTTTCTTCAACCCGATCGCAACAGGCAAGGCTGAAGAGCTGCGTCTGGATCTTGACCGTATCGAGCACTGGGTTGGCCAGGGCGCAACTGTTTCTGATCGCGTATCTGCGCTGATCAAAGACGCTAAAAAAGCAGCGTAA
- the trmD gene encoding tRNA (guanosine(37)-N1)-methyltransferase TrmD, protein MWIGVISLFPEMFRAITDYGVTGRAVKKGLLNVQYWSPRDFAYDRHRTVDDRPYGGGPGMLMMVQPLRDAIHAAKAAAGEGARVIYLSPQGRKLDQQGVRQLAANQKMILVCGRYEGIDERVIKTEIDEEWSIGDYVLSGGELPAMTLIDSVSRFIPGVLGHEASAEEDSFADGLLDCPHYTRPEVLEGMNVPAVLLSGNHAQIRRWRLKQSLGRTWLRRPELLKSLALTDEQATLLAEFQQEYPSEQHEY, encoded by the coding sequence ATGTGGATTGGGGTTATCAGCCTGTTTCCTGAGATGTTCCGCGCCATTACTGATTACGGAGTCACTGGCCGGGCAGTTAAAAAAGGCCTGCTGAACGTACAGTATTGGAGTCCTCGGGACTTTGCTTACGATCGGCATCGTACCGTGGATGATCGCCCTTATGGCGGTGGCCCCGGTATGCTGATGATGGTGCAACCCTTGCGGGATGCTATCCACGCAGCAAAAGCAGCGGCAGGCGAAGGTGCCCGGGTGATTTATCTGTCACCGCAGGGCCGCAAATTAGATCAGCAAGGCGTACGTCAACTCGCAGCAAATCAAAAGATGATTTTGGTTTGCGGAAGGTACGAGGGCATTGATGAACGTGTCATTAAAACCGAAATTGACGAAGAGTGGTCAATCGGTGATTACGTTCTTAGTGGCGGTGAATTACCTGCAATGACGCTGATTGATTCAGTATCCCGGTTTATCCCTGGTGTGCTGGGTCATGAAGCTTCGGCTGAGGAAGATTCCTTTGCCGATGGATTGCTGGATTGTCCGCATTATACCCGTCCTGAAGTGTTGGAAGGCATGAATGTTCCGGCAGTGTTGCTATCGGGCAATCATGCACAAATACGCCGCTGGCGTTTGAAGCAGTCGCTTGGCCGAACCTGGCTTAGAAGACCTGAACTTCTGAAAAGCCTAGCTCTGACTGACGAGCAAGCAACGTTGTTGGCTGAATTCCAGCAGGAATATCCGTCTGAACAACATGAATATTAG
- a CDS encoding YqaA family protein: MTDFWAAFSLFWSSFLSATLLPGSSEVVLIALLLGSQAQSWVLIVVASAGNTLGGLTNIVIGRLLPELKPQTGLDTARRWLQRYGCAALLLSWVPVIGDVLCVLAGWLRMPWMSTILCILIGKVLRYLVVVGLTLKWGMG, translated from the coding sequence GTGACTGACTTTTGGGCGGCATTTTCCCTATTCTGGAGCAGTTTTCTCAGCGCGACCTTGCTGCCAGGGAGCTCTGAAGTGGTGTTGATTGCGCTGCTATTAGGGAGCCAGGCTCAATCCTGGGTGCTGATTGTGGTTGCGTCAGCAGGCAATACGCTTGGAGGACTGACCAATATCGTGATAGGTCGACTGTTGCCTGAGTTAAAACCGCAAACGGGGCTGGATACTGCCCGCCGCTGGTTGCAGCGCTATGGTTGTGCTGCGTTATTACTGAGCTGGGTTCCCGTCATCGGTGATGTGCTATGTGTTCTGGCAGGGTGGCTTAGAATGCCCTGGATGAGCACGATACTGTGTATCTTGATTGGAAAAGTGCTGCGTTATCTGGTTGTCGTTGGCCTGACTCTGAAATGGGGGATGGGGTAA
- a CDS encoding cytochrome C assembly family protein has translation MSAFAIVALAAYFLSLGLIIPSIVRKNGAYRRLAVVSATVALACHAVALYQRIFDVQVGQNLSLLNMGSLISLIICTVMTIVASRNRGWFLLPIVYTFALINLAFASFMPGEFITHLEALPGLMVHIGLALFAYATLMIAALYALQLALLDYLLKTKRLGFTADMPPLLGIERKMFHITQIGVILLTLTLCTGLIYMNDLLSNKDNLHKALFSLLAWFVYILLLWGHYHEGWRGRRVVHFNLIGAILLTLAYFGSRVIQNFLVQ, from the coding sequence ATGTCTGCCTTCGCCATTGTCGCTTTAGCGGCCTATTTCCTCAGCCTTGGGCTTATTATTCCAAGTATCGTGAGGAAAAATGGGGCCTATCGTCGCCTTGCCGTGGTTTCTGCCACTGTTGCCCTGGCCTGCCATGCTGTGGCGTTGTATCAACGGATCTTCGATGTGCAAGTCGGTCAGAACCTCAGCCTGCTGAATATGGGCTCACTCATCAGCCTGATAATCTGTACGGTGATGACTATCGTGGCCTCACGTAATCGAGGCTGGTTTCTGCTACCTATCGTCTACACATTTGCATTGATCAATCTGGCTTTCGCCAGTTTCATGCCAGGCGAATTTATTACTCATCTTGAAGCCCTGCCGGGTTTGATGGTGCACATTGGGTTAGCGCTATTTGCCTATGCCACCCTGATGATAGCCGCATTGTATGCCTTGCAACTGGCGTTGTTGGATTACCTGCTCAAAACCAAGCGACTGGGTTTCACCGCTGATATGCCGCCTTTGCTCGGCATTGAGCGCAAGATGTTTCACATTACCCAGATAGGCGTCATTTTACTGACGTTAACCTTGTGCACAGGCCTGATTTACATGAATGACCTGCTCAGTAATAAGGATAACCTGCACAAAGCCCTGTTCTCTTTGCTGGCGTGGTTTGTCTATATCCTGCTGCTTTGGGGACACTACCATGAAGGGTGGCGAGGTCGTCGGGTGGTGCATTTTAATCTGATTGGCGCAATACTGCTGACACTGGCTTATTTTGGTAGCAGGGTTATCCAAAACTTTTTGGTTCAATAA
- the luxS gene encoding S-ribosylhomocysteine lyase, giving the protein MPLLDSFTVDHTRMAAPAVRVAKTMTTPHGDTITVFDLRFCRPNSEIMPERGIHTLEHLFAGFMRDHLNGEGVEIIDISPMGCRTGFYMSLIGTPEESRVAAAWKAAMEDVLKVTDQRKIPELNEYQCGTYAMHSLEEAQDIARHTLELGVAVNKNDDLALPKEKLAELHI; this is encoded by the coding sequence ATGCCATTACTAGATAGTTTTACTGTCGATCACACACGTATGGCGGCCCCTGCTGTGCGGGTTGCTAAAACCATGACAACCCCTCATGGGGATACGATTACCGTATTTGATTTACGCTTTTGTCGTCCTAACAGCGAAATTATGCCGGAGCGCGGTATCCATACTCTGGAGCACCTGTTTGCTGGTTTCATGCGCGATCACCTCAATGGTGAGGGCGTGGAAATCATTGATATCTCTCCGATGGGCTGCCGTACAGGGTTTTATATGAGCCTGATAGGTACACCTGAAGAGTCACGCGTTGCCGCGGCCTGGAAAGCAGCGATGGAAGATGTGCTGAAAGTGACAGATCAGCGCAAAATTCCAGAGCTGAATGAATACCAGTGTGGCACTTATGCCATGCACTCCCTGGAAGAGGCGCAAGATATTGCTCGTCATACTCTTGAGCTGGGTGTTGCTGTCAATAAAAACGATGATCTGGCTCTGCCAAAAGAAAAACTGGCCGAACTGCACATTTAG